AAAAACGCGACCCCTTTTCTATCAGAAGCAAACAGAAACTTGtatctctttatttattaacttgtaCATTTCAGTATCTACTTTGCAAATATTTCTATAAGTTTAACATCTTTCTGTAAGAatcaataaagcattttataaaTTCCTAATAGAATTTTTGTCACAATTAAAATGATCATCAATGCCCAAATCATCAGTATTATAACTGCACATTGATTACCCGGTTAATGTATGTTACATCTAGAATAaagtttctatttttttttgtttagtttttatttaaatgcaagCATTTCTTAACTAAGCaaccttttttcttttttcagagCCATGGCGTTCAGATTCCTCCTCCTAGTCCTCCCTACGCTGGTGCACGCCTGCATCAACGTGGAGGTGAGCGGCCAGTTCGAGAACGAGAACTCCGACATGAAGGTCCACTACTCCGGCATCCAGATGGACATCATCTCTGACCAGGAGCGCAGCAGCTTCAGTTTGGGAGACAACAACCTCAAGAATGCCGTCAACGCCTACTTTGGCAGACGCCCTGATGACGCCTTCCTTAAAAGCCCTACTCCATGGGGAGATCTGTACAGGACTTACAACTGGAACCAGGTTGCAAGGACCTTAGTACCGAAAAGCGGTAAGGTTCTGAAGATAACGTCCCAGCCTCTGATCGTCATGCAGCAAGTTTTTGAGAATAACAGCACGATGCCAGCTACTTTCAACGTTGGAATCTCACACACCGTTGAGAACCGTGTTTCGTCTCACTGGACCAAGAGTGGCGAGCTTTCTGTAGGACAGGAGATTAGCTATGGAATTGATATTAAGGTGGCCAATTTGGGTGGATCTACGACCTTCAGCTACACATCTGCTTGGGGTATTGGCGCTGAGAAATCTGAAGCTATGACCATCGGAGCTACATCTTCCATGGAAGTCTTACTCCAGCCAGGACAATCCGTGACCACTGAGCTCCACGCTACTAAAGGCACTATCCAAATCGAGATGGAATACCTGGCCAGCCTTTCTGGAGCTGTGGCTGTGAACTACGATGATGTGCACAGAGGTCACCATTACTGGGCGCTGCCGGTGCAGGCTGTGATGTCTCACGGAGGTCTGAAGAACGAGATTATGTCTCGGGAGATCATCGAGATCGGCTTCTACTCTCAGTCGAAGGTGGTGGTCCGCGACAGGAAGAACCATACCAAAatgatggaagttgatttttgaACTAGGCACTgattatatgtaataaattttgtatgtatttttatatattttttttatttgattacctTTGGAATGGAAAATACCCTAATAAACTCGTAAGTTATGGAAAGGTTTACTACATAAAACGCAAACATTTAGCAGGTACTTATTTCATGAGTGCACTCTTTATTAATGCAATTACTGCCATTAGGAGATCAATGTGGTACTAGTTCACAACTCTTAGGAAAATCTGGAATGTGTTAAAATTGTGGGATTATTaggaaaatctcaaaaaaaaactataacatcCATACCATCATTATTTACATTACGATAGtttattacatataaaaaaaaatggtttatggTGTGTACCTGGGTGAAAAAAAAAGAGTAAGTCCTTAAGTAACGTTTCATTTTATTCttatggtaaataaaataacacgtacttattataattacatattaactttttttaatcacGTATTCTATGGTGACATTCATATAAAAACAAAGACTAAAAATAGTTTACAtgtgcctgaactaggattcTCTGTATTTCAGGCGGgaattatgtaggtataatatcaAAACTAGTTCTTGAAAATTTTATTGCACAGTGCACATACATTACAAATACCAATATcaaatatacaaaattaaaacgtctaaaaatataatatataatagtacTATACTACTGGAGCACTACTCCACATAATATAATCGATTCATTAACATTATGTTACTTCAACTATAATCTATcattacatatataattaaataatgagAAAAACGATACGCTTACCCAAATATTCGTGACTCGTTACTGccaatataaaatagtacattacgatacaagtgcgaattacctattcgcacatgtatcgtacaacgttttacagtacatatggccctttaaatgttcggcacAGTGACGTAATAagtatgctaattttcgcaatAATAGTGTggtaaagtaacaccatatgtactgtaaaatatattatcgatcaacttgtAATATCTGATTACGAGTACAAATCTTAATGGAGTAAAATGTGATGGCTGAGCTACTGCAATTGCAACATCATGTATCAAAAAGAGCTaatcgaaaagtaaaaatgtgaccctttacatctcgctcgcacttattttacgagtacgagcgagatgcatagaaagtaagttacgttctcgattgCATTTATGTAGCCAGTGTAGCCAcactagaatatattatgctgaagcgatcgacatccaaatcaaagtgatttgttaagatttagttaatggaaaccgttttctcccgaaatggaatttcatagaaaaagtaccgttatttcgttaggatcgcaaaactATTCTTCCCTATTGGATTAAACAattgttataataattacattataagTTTACTTATGTATAATAGCGTTATAGGATTATTGTAACGTTATACGTTACATTACACCACAGCCACAGCTACCGCCAACGTTACTCTCGCCAGTCCGAAGACATCAACTTCCTCAAGGCCCGGGCAGCCATCTGAGTACAGTCGGCCACAGTTTCCAACGCCCGCGCACCAACGGCACAACCCAGGCGAGAGTATAACCGAGGAGTAGATAGAATAACTTGTGTGAATTTATACAATTAAAACCGACATCGACACTTCTAGCAATTAGTTTTAGCGCATTCCGAATCGTTTAAGAGtttaaatcaaatttctttatttgcacgTATCGAGACTACACATTATTTTATCTCTTTTTAGACCCTAACCGtaacaatatatgtattattatgtatacCTAAGAGGAAATGCCTGAGGCTTACCCCAACGCCAtcttcttttattttctttccatcctataattgcaataaaaattacactttTGTTAGACAATTAgaaaatttactaaatattacttacatattGACACATATTATAAGTAGATATTTTACCATAACTATGCCCAAAACATTAGCTATGATCTGAAATGATACATTTAATCATTAGTTACCCTTCCGAGTCTATTATAAGTAACATATTGTGAATATTACAGAGTAATGTATGATTATTactgaataaatgatatgatatgatatacgATAGAGATAGGAAGGAGGCGGGTCAATGTAAGGAATTCATTGTGTTAAGCGTCGTTTCTTTAGACATTATGTCAGAGACGTCCATAGCTAatgcttcatcatcatcatcataatcagCCCTATATCTACGacgtgacgaccggtttggcctagtgggtagtgaccctgcccacgaagctgatggtcccgggttcaaatcctggtaagggcatttattcttgtgatgagcatggatatttgttcctgagtcatggctgttttctatgtatttaagtatttataaatatttatatattatatatatcgttgtctaagtaccctcaactcaagccttattgagcttactgtgggacttagtcaatttgtgtaataatgtcctataatatttatttattatttattatctacttCTGAGTATAGGCATCTCTTCTAGTACGTCACTTGCACTTAATTGTACCCAAGCAAATTCGTATAGAATACTTTTAAGAAGTAAGTCACCTCAGCTAGGGTAGCAATAGAATTGAAAAATGATAGTTTTTGTACAGCTCTGGGATTTGGAGGCCTTACGCTGGTCTGAAACAAGAATTGGATTCACAATAaaaaaggggcccactgatgaccagttcgccggacgatatcggcctgtcggttcgcgattgtcagcttttgggAATAACAGATA
This genomic stretch from Cydia pomonella isolate Wapato2018A chromosome 24, ilCydPomo1, whole genome shotgun sequence harbors:
- the LOC133530910 gene encoding spherulin-2A-like, which gives rise to MAFRFLLLVLPTLVHACINVEVSGQFENENSDMKVHYSGIQMDIISDQERSSFSLGDNNLKNAVNAYFGRRPDDAFLKSPTPWGDLYRTYNWNQVARTLVPKSGKVLKITSQPLIVMQQVFENNSTMPATFNVGISHTVENRVSSHWTKSGELSVGQEISYGIDIKVANLGGSTTFSYTSAWGIGAEKSEAMTIGATSSMEVLLQPGQSVTTELHATKGTIQIEMEYLASLSGAVAVNYDDVHRGHHYWALPVQAVMSHGGLKNEIMSREIIEIGFYSQSKVVVRDRKNHTKMMEVDF